Within Seriola aureovittata isolate HTS-2021-v1 ecotype China chromosome 12, ASM2101889v1, whole genome shotgun sequence, the genomic segment GTGCGCAATTAATGTTAGAAATGTTGGAAAATTAATTCTCAGCTGCCAAATCCACAACTACTTTTTAACCTTATTTCTGCAGCTCTGTATATGAGTTTGTGTGCATCATGTCTGCGTTTGTTAACCCAGCtctgatgtctctctctctctctctctctgacaggagAGTTTTGGCTGGGTCTCAGGAAGATCCGCTCTCTAGCCGCTCAGGGCGACTCTGTTCTTCACTTCCAGCTGGAAGATTGGAAACAGGTGAGACGCTTCATCGAATACAGATTTTACCTCGACGGTCCAGAGAGCAACTACACCATTCACCTCACACATCTGTCTGGAGATTTGCCGGACCCCATCAGCAACCACACGGGCATGATGTTCTCCACCAAGGACAGGGACAATGACAAGCACCAGGACCTCAACTGTGCACGCAGCTACACAGGTACAGCAGATGTTTTATCCCAATGTTATGCAAATAAGGGGATTCATGAACACTTGTCATCTAGTATCAGCTGCACAACATGTCATTTCTGCTTTCTTCCAGGCGGATGGTGGTTCAACGCCTGCGGAGACACCAACCTGAATGGGAGATATTTCCACATGAGACCAAAGGGGCGTTCAGAGCGTCGGAGAGGGATTCAGTGGAAGCCTGCCCGGAAAGCTCCCTACTTCCTCAAGCTCACCCAGATCTCTGTCTACCCTCTAgcttcaccttcctcctcctcagcttcctTTGAGACAGGCATCTTTCTCTGATCCGGTACCAACAGTCTCCAGTGAAAATCCTCAAAACAATCAGCATCAAACAGCGGCCTCCTAAGGAGAGCCGTGGCAATGCTTTTTGTCAGCAGCCATGGTTTTAGAAGACTTGGGCAGCGAGGAAGCTGTCAAGTCCTAATAGATTTAAGGTAGTCACATAGGACACTAACAAAGCTTTGCAACCCTGCGTACTCCTGTGTCATAAACAGAAAGCCCCAAGAATGACTTACTTCCTATGGCCAGGATGCTGTGCATGTAGTTTCTAATGTCGTAGAACATCAAAATGTATACTGAAATCTAATATACACTGAAATGCTGTTAGCTTATTGTTAAGAACCTCATACCATGGCATGAAATCTATCTTCACTCACAGTATCGCAGACATCAAAAGTTacacagaggaaactgaaacAGACAGCCATATATGAGCAGTTTTTATATTGGGTCACATTGACTCACAATGTGCTGCTGTGGTTCCCAACACGGGAAGTGGGAGACCCACTGAGCAGGTCACAAGATACATCTACAAAACATAGTTCTGACTCTTCATTAattgtttctttgtcttgtgAAATGTACACAAGTGTACTGTGCACAGATTTATCCCTTCTGTCCTCTAAAAATGATTCAGAAGCAACAATGTGAAATTTCACTTGTTACAGTTTAACATCCGCAATGAATGACAAGGGGTCCCAGATAgacattgtttcattttgaggGATTAGTTAGCAACCACTGCTATAGATAACACTCATCTTTACTTTACATACTCTATTTTTGATACATTtgctatattttatttaacttgaaaaaataaaagaatgatgGTGACTTCATTTAATGCTTATattcaaaaacatatataatgTCCTGTTTGTTACCATGGGCTGTCAATTGTTTGGTACTTATGTAATAGAGTAATGTCAACTTTGTTTTGATGCCAAAGTCTAGTAAATGACTAATGCAAGTTCACGCTATTACTACATACTAAAACTTTCTGTATGTTGCACTGGGAGGTTGTAGTGTGATTGTACTGTGTTATAAGGTGCCCTGAATAGACTGTAGAGGGCAGTGTTGTTCTGTCTCACGCAGATAACCTTCTACTCTGATTTGATTCGGCTGCTTGTATAATTAGATTCAATAAATTATGTTTGTTGTGTCAACAGACACTTTCTTAAAACCACATATCTATATCAGTATGTGCTCCTAATTAGTCTCTAATTGCTCCTTACGCTCTCTGTTCTCACACTCAGCTTTTAAAAAGGGTAAATATCCTCTCCTAAAATAGCACCAAGTGCATCTTCGATGAGAGATGCCATCCTTCTTTTTGTATATCATTACCCCAAGCACAGCTGCAACCCTTAACAGATGGATGAATTGCTCCCATAACAACTCAGTAACTTCCAGTCAGACaccagacacacccacacacacgcacacgcacacacacacacacacgtacgcacacacacacacacacacacacacacacacacacacacacgtacacacacacacacacacacacacacacacacacacacacacacacacacacacacacacacacacgtacacacacacacacacacacacacacacacacacacacacacacacacacacacacgtctttgTGACTGGGCCTGCAGCCTTGACAGTGATCTCCTGGCACATGTGTGAAGGAGCGTCTTCAGTTACTGCCTCTGCACACACATTAGTTCGGAGGGTTATTTTGGGCTGCAGAAGCACCACTGTGACCCTGTGCTTCCAGTTAAATAATAGGAGGAGTCAGGATTTTACCCTCCCATTCTGCCCCTGCTGTGTACCATTCCCCATGTCCACTGACAGGGGGATTTCCCTCAAAACAACAGGTTCCCCAGCTCTTTACGCCACCACATTAGTTTGGATCTTCATTTTGAAACAATGGACAACAGTCCTCTGCAGGTGGTGACTGTCCCTACAGCCCCCTACCCTGACCAGAGACCTGGCACCAGTGGCCTGAGGAAAAGGGTCTTTGTATTTCAGTCCAGGAGGAACTATCTGCACAACTTCATCCAGAGTATCTTCTCCTCCATTGACCTACGTGACCGCCAGGGTTCAAcagtggtggtggggggagaCGGACGCTTCTTTAACCAAACAGCTATTGAGGTCATTGTGCAGATGGCAGCTGCCAATGGGGTCAGTGtcaccatgtgtgtgtatttactcgccttgtgtgtgtttgtgtgtgtgtgtgtgtgtgtgtgtgtgtgtatgtgtgtgtgtgtgtgtatgcatgctgGTAAGTGTGTGGGTGGTTGAGCACATGGGCCGATATCACTGTGTGCAGATCACTTCACGTATGTCAGTGTCACTTGCCCTGATCACCTGTTATTATCACTTTGTTGTCATTGGTTCTACCAGCTTCATGTTGTATTAGAATTCACTTGCAGTTTTTGACACATGGAAGCATTATGAATATCTGGAACATAACATAAAGATATGTATCCTAGATCCAACAAGTTAAAGGTATAATTTTTAATCCAAaggtaaacaaaacagaagagaaatccAAACAGATGATTGGAACTTCTtttgtatattacattattatacaaaacataattaaattaaatgaaaggtAAAATATTGTTTATAGTCTACACTCGTTCATCTCATTCATCAACTATCAGATGAATTGCCATAAAATGCCCATCTATGGATGACTTCTggtaacttttcatttttcatctagtgccataATATCCTTTAGTTAAAATTACAACCAGTAACTTGTAGCAGTTTGCTGATGCTTTTATCAACttcaataattcattaaaatacatttagttGTCCCTTTGTTGTTATTCAGAACATGTAGCTGAAACTAATGgagtctaatacaacagtcctgtaatAAATGCTCCTTCTGCAGTTTGTACTGCTGCactgtattacattatacagagaggtgtctCTGTTAACTAGCCTtccctcattgatataaatggggaGGACAAAATAATAGCAACACCTGTGTGTATAACACAATACTATTTAACAGCACCCAAAACTGCAGTATCCAAAACGACCAgacaatttcaacaaaaactgcacATTATAACCCATGAAGAaggatttattacaggactGTTGGATTAGAGGCATTTGCTCCTATTGAGCAACCAACTGAGTGTATCTGTGAGCCACAAGCAATACAAGACCACTGACAGAAAAACGTATAATGCAACACAAGAGCAGAACAATGTAACACTGTGAAATTAAAGGATGAATACTGCCTTTTAGCCATAACTCTAggtagctgctgctgcaactgcAAAGCTTCAAATAGAAACATATGaaacctgttttgttttccattctCTTGCCAGCCAAAGCCATGAGCTCTCTGTGGTCCTCAGGTTTAAATATCATAAGCTGTGAGCGTCTGATGCTTTCTCGGATGGATGGTATACTCAGTGGGATTCAAAATACACTCACACCCGCTTACCTTTAGGAAGAAGTATGATATCGAGTGGCAttcccacccctcccccactcAGATATATTAAGATACACAGTCATGCCAGCCATCTCACACCCACCTGTGTGACATTTCCTCAGGTGGGTCGTCTGATCATTGGACACCACGGGATAATGTCCACGCCGGCCATCTCCTGTGTGATCAGGAAATACAAAGCCATCGGAGGCATCATCCTCACTGCTAGCCATAACCCCGGTGGACCTGATGGAGACTTTGGCATTAAGTTCAATACTGTCAATGGAGGTATGGTAACTGGAGAGGAGGACTCATGCAGGGTCATCAGCCAAGTGCAAAATAGTGACACAAGAGAAGTCAGACATTGAAAAAGGCTGTACAAGGCTTCATTCAGACATGTGGCacaaaggaaaaacctgaataaatgagtggagaaacataatgaatgcaaatgcttccacacaggtgcactgcatgATACAAATAAGCAGTTAACATCCAGTCATGTTTTGTGGCATCATGTATAAAGAATGCAGAGCAGActgattctgattttgtatcaagatgaaaagaggaaaagattcgattgactttgaaagagggttcATTGTTGGGGCACAGAtggcaggagcttcagtcagaGATGCTCAACTAGCTCATGTTTGAGTAGGAACAGTGACTAAAGCGACATCTACATTCAGATCTGTGGAAAAGGCATTGTGGTTGTgtaaggaaaaacacaagagcaatTTGTCCTCAGGTGACTGAGAATGTTGATGCAGGACGTGACCGGACTGTGTAAGTGAGAACAGGCGTTGACGGTTACATAGAGAGGGATGCTTGAATGCTTGACCCCTACAGTGAGGGGATCTGGTGGCTCTGTTATGCAGTGGGGGCCATTTTGCTGACATGGTTTAGGTCCATTTGTCCCTTTAGAGTGAAGGGTCactgcaaataaatacaaagttgTTCTGAGTGATGACTTTTATCCTATATGATGAATCATTTCTATCCTGATGGGAGCAGTCTTTTCCAGGATGACTCCATctgattttctctttcatttgtcaCCCTACTTTACTTTTACAGTACTCTACATCTGACCATCAGTGTTAAACCATAAATATAATATCTACTTCATCTAGGACCAGCCAAAGAGGCTGTCACAAACAAGATCTTCCAAATCAGCAGAACCATCGAGGAGTTTGCCATCTGCCCTGGACTTCGAGTGGATCTGACGACCCTGGGAAAACAGATGTTTGATCTGGAGAACAAGTTCAAACCCTTCACAGGTGAAGTGTCGCATTATCCCAGCACTTCAGATCgggaaaagacagagggaatggaagagaagaaaatattcTAGAGCACTGAAAACTTTCCCTTTATTGTTGCATATATAAGAAAAGTACAAACTCTCTGAGATCAAACATAAATTCTGACTGATTTGATTGACTACTGAGATAAAACACAAGCTCAAATCAGAGAGTCACTGACGACTGATACATTATTTGTtctcatttgtggttttgtccAGTGGAAATTGTGGACTCCGTGGAATCCTACGCCAACTTGTTGAGGAATATCTTTGACTTTGCAGCTCTGAAGGAGCTTCTGTCTGGAGAGAACCACATCAAAATAAGACTAGACGCCATGCACGGAGGTGAGAGGAAAGCATTTCATCTCATTAAGATCTTCTCCATTACACTGTAAACAACATCATGACAGAAAGATTATATGATACAAATATTGCATTAAAAATCATGTGTCTGTTGGTTTTAATTGCTGTATTAATGTATTACATACAACTGTTCTGGGTTTGAAAGCAGACTGGACCTTTGGCTTCATGTTTGAATATCtaataaaagggaaaaatgcATTCTTAACAATATAATAGGAGCACACAGGCCAGTGTATGTAGGTTCTTCTCACAATCAAAGCTCAGTATTATGCATCTTTCAAACTGAGTCAAGTTATcaggaaaaacaacatgttcATGATGACCATGTTCCTCCAATTGTTTGCGTACGGTCAAATGCGAAGGACAAGTCAAGTCACCAGTCAGTAAATAACAATCTGTTTGGCCTCAGTCACCAAAACCTCCAACTATTGcgtaatattttgttttggtaaTTCCATTGACACAGTTCCTTCAATTACACCATCCAAATCATTTACTATATTCATATCAGTGATGACAATGAGAAATGTTTGCCAAAAGATCAGAGAAATTTTGAATCCTGTGAGAGTGTTGTTTAAGGCTTTGTTCCAGCAGAGGTGATATGGGGTTGTAGGAACTAAATCCTCCACCACAACAGCTCAATATAGACTCCCTCATGACAAATATTGTTACTGAGTAGATACCACATAAccttatactgtatatcactaTAAATCTGGCTTCTCAGCTTGAATCATATGGGGTGCCATATTATGTAAAAATTCGGTTACAATTTTTTAGCtgatatattttgaatatttagcTCACTTTCCTCACATTaagctaattttttttctcatttgagaCAGAAattcatgtaaaacaacatgctATATTTAATTGTTGACaatgtgtatatattatatgtggaaaaaaaagttaaatctaaaatgttacatttaaatctaaatgttgaatctaaatgaaaatatgcaaataaccCAAGGCCGCGCTCTGGACCACGCCCCCTTGCAGTAGCCTCAGCTCACAAAGCCCCGCCCCCGCCACTGACCGCGGATCAGTCGGTGAGAGGGGTGACTCAGTCGAGGCAGGTGTGCGGGCTGCACCCCAAGGTGCAGTTTCACCGGTACTGTCCACACTATTAACGGTAAGGTAAGTGGTTTTATTCTGGAGGGAGTTACTGTTAGCTAACCTGACCAGCTAGCTACCGTTTGTTAGCGTCACTCGGATGCTAGCTAAGGTTTTGTGATCCACTGAAAGGATTTTCTGCAGCTATGTTTCAGAAATAGGTAACCTTACTTACCCATAACATAGTTAGTGGTTACCGGTAACAAAATGACCACTCTATGAAGCCTATGATGTTGTTAATGTGTGACTTTCCCAGATAGCTATGTACCAAGTTAGATatatctgacatttaaaatgctggCTCTTGTTTCAGGTCCCCACAACACAAGGAAAAACCTTAGCTAGCATCCAAGTGACACAAAACCTAGCTAGCTGGTCAGGTTAGCTAACAATATCTCCCTCCAGAATGCtttgaaaagtcaaaattaaaaatacttaCCTTACCGTTAATAGTGTGGACGGCACCTGTAGTGACTGTATATGATGTTTCCCTTCATTAAATAATCTGGTTAACAATACTTTTATATTGCAAAGGTGAAATATGATGTGATGGCTGGCCTTATCTTCTCTGTGCATGTAGAGTGAACGGTAAAAACGGTCCATAAAGAACCTTACACCTTCCTCAATGCAATGAAAGTGAGTAAATTTTCAAATTATATCAGCTAAAAAATTGCAACTGAATTTTTACATTAGGCACCCCGTACACACTTGTTCAgttttaataacattttcaatggagcttcccaaaatgtccaactaCTGCTTTAAAGAGAGCAATGCCGATAATGCTACTTCATACCAGATCTGACTTCCGTAGTCTTTATAATCAGCCCTGTCTTATCCCTGTCTCCCCAGTGGTAGGACCATATGTGAGGAGAATACTGTGTGAGGAGTTGGGCTGTCCTGCCAATTCTGCAATTAACTGTATCCCAATGGAGGATTTTGGGGGTCAACACCCAGACCCTAACCTCACCTATGCTGCAGATCTGGTTGACAGCATGAGAGATGGACAGCATGATTTTGGTGCAGCTTTTGATGGCGATGGGGTGTGTGCACTGGTTtctaatttctttatttctgctcaAATTTATAAAATGACATCAAGCAAAAATGATCCATTACATTCATGTCTGGAACCTGGGCCTGAACCAAAGGCTTtgatctctgacctctgtcTGGCTGTCGGCTTTCTAGGACCGTAACATGATCCTTGGTAAACACGGCTTCTTCGTCACCCCGTCTGACTCTGTGGCTGTGATTGCTGACAACATCTTCTGCATCCCGTACTTCCAGCATACAGGGGTGAGAGGCTTCGCTCGCAGCATGCCCACAAGTGCAGCCTTAGACAGGTAAAACCTTGGCCTG encodes:
- the LOC130178334 gene encoding phosphoglucomutase-1-like translates to MDNSPLQVVTVPTAPYPDQRPGTSGLRKRVFVFQSRRNYLHNFIQSIFSSIDLRDRQGSTVVVGGDGRFFNQTAIEVIVQMAAANGVGRLIIGHHGIMSTPAISCVIRKYKAIGGIILTASHNPGGPDGDFGIKFNTVNGGPAKEAVTNKIFQISRTIEEFAICPGLRVDLTTLGKQMFDLENKFKPFTVEIVDSVESYANLLRNIFDFAALKELLSGENHIKIRLDAMHGVVGPYVRRILCEELGCPANSAINCIPMEDFGGQHPDPNLTYAADLVDSMRDGQHDFGAAFDGDGDRNMILGKHGFFVTPSDSVAVIADNIFCIPYFQHTGVRGFARSMPTSAALDRVAKATKIELYETPTGWKFFGNLMDAGRLSLCGEESFGTGGDHIREKDGLWAVLAWLSILASRRQSVEDILKDHWLKYGRNYFTRYDYENVDIDAACEMMEDLEFMISDKSFVKQRFAVEDKIYQVEKADNFEYTDPVDSTISRNQGLRIIFSDGSRIIYRLSGTGSDGATVRIYIDSYEREHIFEDTQVILAPLATIALKISQLHHRTGRSGPSVIT